The following DNA comes from Thermoplasmatales archaeon.
ATACAGTTTATACAAGATTAAGTAAGAAAAATTTTAAAGAAATTTTAGATGAATTTTATTCAATTCAAAATAAAATTTTATCCCAGATAAAAGATACAAAAGATGGAATAGTTGTTTTCATAGATTTAAATTAAGTTGATAAAAAATTTTTATTTTTTGCAAAAATCAAAATCTAACATAACATTCGGAAATACTGATCCCATCAAAAAATATTTCTCCTTCTAACTAATTATATTGGTTTGTATAGCATTTTTTATTTTTTAAATTTTCAAGTTCTTGAAAAATTTGCATCCTCTCACCATAATGTTTTTAATTTATGAAACAATAATTTTATGGTTAAAGATCTGCTTTCAAAGAAATTTCTCATATTGCTGGAAATTGCAACGGATGGGGAAAATTTAAGTAGCGTAGCGGAGAAAATAGGAATTACAAAACAAGCCGTTTCTAAATATTTGAAAGAAATGAAAGAAGATGGTTTAGTCAGTATTATAAGGAATAAATATAAGGTTACAATGAAAGGAATCGAAGAAATCTTCAATGGGGTAAATTCCTTAGAGAGATATATAGATGAAAAAAAGAAAAAACTCAATATAATAAGAATTTGTTATGCAATAGCAGGAAATAAGATTAGAAAAGGAGAAAAAGTAGCTCTTTTTATGAGGGATGGATATCTATATGCATATTCAAAAAAAAATTCTTCAGCCTATGGTATAGCTATAAAAAATGCGGAAAAAGGAGAGAGCATTGCAATAACTGGGATAGAGGGGATAATAAATCTCTCTCTCGGAGAAATATATTTATTTTCGCTTCCATCTCCTGAAAAAATTTATAAAAAAATAAATTTTGAAGAATTAAGAGAGAAAATTGA
Coding sequences within:
- a CDS encoding winged helix-turn-helix transcriptional regulator; the protein is MVKDLLSKKFLILLEIATDGENLSSVAEKIGITKQAVSKYLKEMKEDGLVSIIRNKYKVTMKGIEEIFNGVNSLERYIDEKKKKLNIIRICYAIAGNKIRKGEKVALFMRDGYLYAYSKKNSSAYGIAIKNAEKGESIAITGIEGIINLSLGEIYLFSLPSPEKIYKKINFEELREKIEEIGVERIGILGEIGKIASIKAKIRYDFEFCPVNSAIEAVQKGLKVALIGEENEIRRAISSIEEYNSKSMQEIKYRLVM